One window from the genome of Neospora caninum Liverpool complete genome, chromosome VI encodes:
- a CDS encoding Conserved oligomeric Golgi complex component 8,related: MLKNVTQLTLDRLAKEPAVLQLKLEELSRALEEAVVDNCSVLLSSSRCLTYVERDVADVASGLSGLQRSLPQLTRRLQVFMNASGRASSNHAALHLLWVMQEIVTELVNLPTMIRNCCKTGLYTEALDLAVFAREVEQERMACHTALLQELGTADNFARIVKLLGHLRRVGLFSEAHLRLQFIDRRGASVSSLKGAIETQCANDCVRGLCSAASLLSGAISEVATQYRQVTTLAIFGDLDASIAFWLRMQVAWFLLLVHNNLALSPSEHRNESSGGCRRELQGVPTQMPSLRSRTWLKAGTEQRDGRVGQELPFLDAASISLLYRHTQHASCCLRRVGAYFFPAAVPVFEQYLHSLLKHKGNVALIRLYQVILFQHLFFQDLRCYSWDSSALFRTLRENCEERPDTAGHLVKLSSTSNDDSGTREPFALLRHPPLCTFTNELLKVLNAALDFPLFTVVATLPTMFKRILLRGAYILESIRRDMIGQTADRQTKDEFASLCQTYANVLLPLLAADLKSMLGFELAPEVSC; the protein is encoded by the exons ATGCTAAAGAACGTCACGCAATTAACGTTGGACCGCCTGGCCAAGGAGCCG GCGGTTCTACAGCTGAAACTTGAAGAGCTCAGCCGAGCACTGGAGGAGGCGGTGGTCGACAACTGCAGTGTTCTGCTATCCTCGTCGCGGTGCCTGACTTACGTGGAACGCGAT GTAGCGGATGTGGCTAGCGGGCTTTCGGGCCTTCAAAGGTCGCTGCCTCAGTTAACAAGAAGACTTCAA GTTTTCATGAACGCCAGCGGGCGAGCGTCCAGTAACCACGCTGCTCTTCACCTGCTATGGGTCATGCAAGAGATTGTCACTGAG CTTGTGAATTTGCCAACCATGATAAGAAATTGCTGCAAAACGGGGCTGTACACTGAAGCTCTTGACCTAGCCGTGTTTGCGCGCGAG GTCGAGCAAGAACGAATGGCCTGCCACACTGCTTTGCTCCAAGAACTGGGCACTGCTGACAACTTTGCTCGGATAGTCAAACTATTAGG GCACCTGCGGCGAGTAGGCCTTTTTTCCGAAGCGCATTTGCGGCTCCAGTTTATCGATCGTCGAGGagcgtctgtttcctctctaAAAGGCGCTATCGAGACACAGTGCGCAAACGATTGTGTCAG GGGACTGTGCTCTGCCGCAAGCTTATTGAGTGGCGCCATCTCGGAGGTTGCTACACAATATAGGCAAGTGACGACACT gGCAATTTTTGGCGACCTCGACGCGTCAATTGCCTTCTGGCTGCGTATGCAAGTGGCTTGGTTTCTTCTGCTGGTGCACAACAATCTCGCCTTGAGCCCCAGTGAACACAGAAACGAGTCATCCGGCGGTTGCCGCCGAGAGTTGCAAGGCGTGCCTACGCAAATGCCCAGCTTAAGGAGCAGGACGTGGTTAAAAGCCGGCACAGAGCAACGTGATGGGCGGGTTGGACAAGAACTGCCTTTTCTTGATGCTGCTAGCATCTCCCTGTTGTATCGGCATACGCAACATGCGtcgtgctgtctccgccgcgtgGGTGCATATTTCTTTCCGGCTGCGGTACCGGTCTTCGAGCAGTACTTGCATTCTCTTCTGAAGCACAAGGGCAACGTCGCCTTAATCCGTTTATACCAGGTAAT CCTGTTTCAACACCTCTTTTTTCAGGACCTCAGGTGCTACAGCTGGGATTCATCAGCCCTGTTCCGCACTCTTCGTGAAAATTgcgaagagaggccagaTACGGCGGGACACCTAGTAAAATTATCATCCACTTCCAACGACGATAGTGGTACCCGCGAGCCCTTCGCGTTGCTTCGACATCCTCCTCTATGCACATTCACGAATGAGCTACTGAAAGTTCTCAACGCTGCACTAGACTTTCCTCTGTTCACTGTCGTTGCCACCTTGCCGACAATGTTCAAACGAATACTGTTACGAGGAGCGTACATTCTCGAGAGTATTCGGCGAGATATGATAGGCCAGACTGCCGATAGGCAGACAAAGGATGAGTTTGCATCTCTATGCCAAACGTACGCGAACGTTCTTCTGCCGTTGCTGGCCGCGGACCTGAAAAGTATGCTAGGCTTTGAATTGGCTCCTGAGGTAAGCTGCTGA
- a CDS encoding Cytochrome c oxidase copper chaperone, related yields MGTLASTPASTTSAAVPDGTASSCSSRVNSAGKRICCVCQETKSARDECILLNGEERCRNFIEAHNQCLRSEGFDVQ; encoded by the coding sequence ATGGGCACACTGGCGTCTACTCCTGCATCAACAACCTCTGCTGCAGTGCCCGATGGCACCGCCTCGTCCTGCAGCAGCCGCGTCAATTCTGCAGGCAAGCGGATTTGTTGTGTGTGCCAAGAAACCAAATCAGCCCGCGACGAGTGCATTCTGCTCaatggagaggagaggtgTAGAAATTTTATTGAAGCTCATAACCAGTGCCTCCGTAGCGAGGGGTTCGATGTCCAGTGA